One genomic segment of Hordeum vulgare subsp. vulgare chromosome 2H, MorexV3_pseudomolecules_assembly, whole genome shotgun sequence includes these proteins:
- the LOC123425818 gene encoding glucan endo-1,3-beta-glucosidase 3-like — MALTRLLLVLLCAALPMLFFSRAEAGEVGVSYGRIGNNLMDPASVVQLLKRNGITMVRVYDTDSTVLTAMKNTGIKVVVAVPNENVAIAAADPNWAVQWAKNNLVPYYPATDIRGVTVGNEVFNQAKGLTSQLLPAMKNVQAALTGLGLSNAMKVTTPIAFNALKKSFPPSESLFQDDIAQSVMSPMIDFLEQTGSYLMANIYPYYTYTSQPDTINLNYATFRPNDGVVDNRTGIRYDNLFDAQLDAVYYAIDNLRASSTKRTVEAMLRGTHRRSVPVVTGESGWCSYCPQAVGATKENAQAYNANLVKHVQSGGASTTYSSLVVGAGTAADDISVYIFALFNENDKPVDERNFGLFEPSGQPVYAVDFRAGSSPSPSPGPTKSSWCVANAAVGDARLQAALDYACSNGADCGAIQPGKPCYEPNTKVAHASYAFNDYYQRKGRASGTCDFSGAGSIVYQQPAGICDPKTAVSWCVANAAVGDTRLQIALDYACGNGADCSAIQRGARCFDPDTKVAHASYAFNDYYQRNARSANSCNFNGAGSIVYQQPKIGNCVLSSTG; from the exons atggcactcactcgcctcctccttgtcctcctctgcGCGGCATTGCCTATGCTCTTCTTCTCCCGTGCAG AGGCAGGCGAGGTGGGTGTGAGCTACGGGAGGATCGGGAACAACCTGATGGACCCAGCGTCGGTGGTGCAGCTGCTGAAGCGCAATGGCATCACGATGGTGAGGGTGTACGACACCGACTCCACGGTGCTCACCGCAATGAAGAACACCGGCAtcaaggtggtggtggcggtgcccaACGAGAATGTCGCCATTGCGGCCGCGGATCCCAACTGGGCTGTACAGTGGGCCAAGAACAATTTGGTGCCCTATTACCCTGCCACGGACATCCGCGGCGTGACGGTAGGGAACGAGGTCTTCAACCAGGCAAAGGGGCTCACGTCGCAGCTCCTCCCGGCCATGAAGAACGTGCAGGCGGCGCTGACTGGCCTCGGCCTCTCCAACGCCATGAAGGTGACCACGCCGATCGCGTTCAATGCGCTCAAGAAATCGTTCCCGCCATCCGAGAGCTTGTTCCAGGACGACATCGCCCAGTCGGTGATGAGCCCCATGATCGACTTCCTCGAACAGACGGGCTCCTACCTCATGGCCAATATCTACCCCTACTACACGTACACGTCCCAACCAGACACAATCAACCTCAACTACGCGACGTTCCGCCCGAACGACGGCGTCGTCGACAATAGGACCGGCATCAGGTACGACAACCTGTTTGACGCCCAGCTAGACGCCGTGTACTATGCGATAGACAATCTGCGGGCCTCCTCCACCAAGCGCACCGTGGAGGCCATGCTCAGGGGAACGCACCGCCGGAGTGTGCCCGTGGTAACGGGGGAATCCGGGTGGTGCTCCTACTGCCCACAGGCGGTGGGGGCCACCAAGGAGAACGCCCAGGCTTACAACGCTAACCTCGTCAAGCACGTGCAATCTGGCGGGGCCAGCACCACGTACAGCTCGCTCGTCGTCGGCGCcggcaccgccgccgacgacatcTCCGTCTACATCTTCGCCCTTTTCAACGAGAACGACAAGCCTGTCGACGAGCGGAACTTCGGCCTGTTCGAGCCGAGCGGGCAGCCGGTGTATGCGGTCGACTTCAGGGCCGGCAGCAGCCCCAGCCCCAGCCCCGGCCCAACCAAGTCCAGCTGGTGCGTGGCGAACGCGGCGGTCGGAGACGCTCGCCTGCAGGCCGCGCTGGACTACGCGTGCAGCAACGGGGCGGACTGCGGCGCCATCCAGCCAGGAAAGCCGTGCTACGAGCCCAACACCAAGGTCGCGCACGCGTCCTACGCCTTCAACGACTACTACCAGCGCAAGGGCCGGGCCAGCGGGACGTGCGACTTCAGCGGCGCCGGCTCTATCGTCTACCAGCAACCTGCCG GCATTTGCGACCCGAAGACGGCAGTCAGCTGGTGCGTAGCCAATGCGGCGGTCGGGGACACACGACTGCAGATAGCACTAGACTACGCGTGTGGCAACGGCGCAGACTGCAGCGCAATCCAGCGCGGCGCGCGTTGCTTCGATCCCGACACCAAGGTCGCGCACGCGTCCTACGCCTTCAACGACTACTACCAGCGCAACGCCCGCTCCGCCAATTCCTGCAACTTCAACGGCGCTGGTTCCATCGTCTACCAGCAACCAA AGATAGGCAACTGCGTGCTCTCGTCAACAGGCTAA